The following coding sequences lie in one Sphingomonas sp. M1-B02 genomic window:
- a CDS encoding arabinan endo-1,5-alpha-L-arabinosidase, whose protein sequence is MMGFRPLFATCASIALLAASGASAQTATPAKLNDRLSGDLAPTHDPVIAREGDTYYVFGTGHGQRLIETRSSPNLARWTAGAPLFTAIPEWGQKAVPGTKGMWAPDIAFVNGRWRLYYSLSTFGSNRSAIGMFTSPTLDPKAPNYGWRDEGLVVASGPSDDFNAIDPNFVIDREGKHWLSLGSFWTGIKLFRLDPATGKPLNPSEAPLSIARRPAPAGGPAPVEAPFIVPHGDYYYLFVSYDYCCKGVNSTYYTVVGRSKAIGGPYLGKDGSSLMDGKGTVFLRADLEEQQRFRGPGHPGWLRDKDGREYVVYHAYDKESRGAPTLRIAPVRWGADGWPIADY, encoded by the coding sequence ATGATGGGTTTCCGGCCGCTATTCGCCACTTGCGCTTCGATTGCGCTGCTCGCGGCCTCTGGGGCGTCCGCGCAAACGGCGACTCCCGCGAAGCTCAACGATCGGCTGAGCGGCGATCTGGCGCCGACCCATGACCCGGTGATCGCGCGCGAGGGTGACACTTATTATGTGTTCGGCACCGGCCATGGCCAGCGGCTGATTGAGACCCGCAGCTCGCCGAATCTCGCGCGCTGGACCGCGGGCGCGCCGCTGTTCACTGCGATCCCCGAATGGGGGCAAAAGGCGGTTCCGGGCACCAAGGGCATGTGGGCGCCGGACATCGCCTTCGTGAACGGCCGCTGGCGGCTTTATTATTCGCTGTCGACCTTCGGCTCGAACCGGTCGGCGATCGGGATGTTCACCAGCCCGACGCTCGACCCCAAGGCGCCGAACTATGGCTGGCGCGACGAGGGGCTGGTCGTCGCCTCGGGGCCGTCCGACGATTTCAATGCGATCGATCCCAATTTCGTGATCGACCGCGAAGGCAAGCATTGGCTGTCGCTCGGCAGCTTTTGGACCGGGATCAAGCTGTTCCGCCTCGATCCCGCGACCGGCAAGCCGCTGAACCCAAGCGAGGCGCCGCTTTCGATCGCGCGCCGCCCCGCACCCGCGGGCGGACCTGCGCCGGTCGAGGCGCCGTTCATCGTGCCGCATGGCGACTATTATTATCTGTTCGTGTCCTACGACTATTGCTGCAAGGGCGTGAACAGCACCTATTACACCGTCGTCGGCCGATCGAAGGCGATCGGCGGACCCTATCTCGGCAAGGACGGCAGTTCGCTGATGGACGGGAAGGGCACGGTCTTCCTGCGCGCCGACCTGGAAGAGCAGCAGCGCTTCCGCGGGCCGGGGCACCCGGGGTGGCTGCGCGACAAGGACGGTCGCGAGTATGTCGTCTATCACGCCTATGACAAGGAAAGCCGCGGCGCGCCGACGCTGCGCATCGCTCCGGTACGCTGGGGCGCCGACGGCTGGCCCATCGCCGACTATTGA
- a CDS encoding alpha-N-arabinofuranosidase, which yields MIAALRRTALALLLSTAAAGAHAQTATPAPTTTIAVKGDQPGPVYDRRMFTQFAEHLGTGIYGGLWVGADSKIPNTRGFRNDVVRALKELGVPTIRWPGGCFADEYHWREGVGPRAKRPVKINTHWGGVTEPNTVGTHEFMDLTEQVGAEAYVAGNVGNGTPQEMAEWVEYMTAPAGSLADERARNGRKAPWKVPFFGVGNELWGCGGNMRPEYAADLTRRYATFIKAPSGTRILKIAAGANVDDYRWTETMMREAIGQIDAVSLHYYTVPGNWPPRASASDFDETGWAETLAGAVRMDELVTKHSAIMDKYDPKKRIWLAVDEWGTWYAGNPGTNPGFLRQQNTLRDALVAAIHLNVFAKHAERVKMSAIAQMVNVLQAMILTDGAKMVRTPTYHVFHMYKPYMDATVLPIEIKSPWYNKDQWTMPAVSASAVRDKAGVVHVGLANLDPNRANTVTVSLAGVNASQVSGKVLTAPAINTLNSFDAPDTVAPVAFDGAQLNGGTLTVTLPAKSVVMLDLR from the coding sequence ATGATCGCTGCCCTCAGGCGTACTGCCCTGGCCCTGCTGCTTTCGACGGCAGCGGCGGGCGCGCATGCCCAGACCGCGACGCCGGCTCCCACGACCACCATCGCCGTGAAGGGCGACCAACCCGGCCCGGTCTATGACCGGCGGATGTTCACGCAATTCGCCGAGCATCTCGGCACCGGCATCTATGGCGGGCTTTGGGTAGGGGCCGATTCCAAGATTCCCAACACCCGCGGTTTCCGCAACGATGTCGTGCGCGCACTCAAGGAATTGGGGGTGCCGACGATCCGCTGGCCCGGCGGCTGCTTCGCCGACGAATATCATTGGCGCGAAGGTGTGGGGCCGCGGGCGAAGCGCCCGGTCAAGATCAACACCCATTGGGGCGGCGTGACCGAGCCGAACACCGTCGGCACGCACGAGTTCATGGACCTAACCGAACAGGTCGGCGCGGAAGCCTATGTCGCGGGCAATGTCGGCAACGGCACCCCGCAGGAAATGGCCGAGTGGGTCGAATATATGACCGCGCCGGCCGGCAGCCTCGCCGACGAGCGGGCGCGCAACGGCCGCAAGGCGCCGTGGAAAGTGCCCTTTTTCGGAGTCGGCAACGAGCTGTGGGGCTGCGGCGGCAACATGCGGCCCGAATATGCTGCGGACCTGACGCGGCGCTATGCGACCTTCATCAAGGCCCCCAGCGGCACGCGGATCCTGAAGATCGCCGCCGGCGCCAATGTCGACGATTATCGCTGGACCGAGACGATGATGCGCGAGGCGATCGGCCAGATCGACGCGGTATCACTCCATTATTACACCGTCCCCGGCAATTGGCCGCCGCGCGCCTCGGCGAGCGATTTCGACGAGACGGGCTGGGCGGAGACGCTGGCGGGCGCGGTGCGCATGGACGAGCTCGTCACCAAGCACAGCGCGATCATGGACAAATATGATCCGAAGAAGCGGATCTGGCTCGCGGTGGACGAATGGGGGACCTGGTACGCCGGCAATCCGGGCACCAATCCGGGCTTCCTGCGCCAGCAGAACACGCTGCGCGATGCGCTGGTCGCGGCGATCCACCTCAATGTCTTCGCCAAACATGCCGAGCGCGTCAAGATGAGCGCCATCGCCCAGATGGTGAACGTGCTGCAGGCGATGATCCTGACCGACGGGGCGAAGATGGTGCGCACCCCGACCTACCACGTCTTCCACATGTACAAGCCGTATATGGACGCGACGGTGCTCCCGATCGAAATCAAGTCGCCCTGGTACAACAAGGACCAGTGGACGATGCCGGCGGTCAGCGCCTCGGCGGTGCGCGACAAGGCGGGAGTGGTCCATGTCGGCCTCGCCAACCTCGATCCCAACCGTGCGAACACGGTGACGGTCTCGCTCGCCGGGGTAAATGCGAGCCAGGTGAGCGGGAAGGTGCTGACTGCGCCGGCGATCAACACGCTCAACAGCTTCGATGCGCCCGACACCGTCGCTCCAGTGGCGTTCGACGGGGCGCAGCTGAACGGCGGAACGCTGACCGTCACGCTTCCGGCGAAGTCGGTGGTGATGCTCGATCTGCGATGA
- a CDS encoding arabinan endo-1,5-alpha-L-arabinosidase translates to MSGSLTSLSRRGLLSIGVAGAGAALARPVLGEPATLNAQLSGYLDGLHDPVMIRDGDIYHVFGSGGWTGKAGLSWRISNDLHSWRDNGSPFDSVPDWAAKAIPDARAIWAPDIQFVDGLFRLYYSVSTAGSMRSVTGFATSPTLDRGSARYGWTDHGLVVESFAGGTYNVIDANFVVDFAGDHWLAFGSYWSGLKLVALDKKSGKPKAGAPIHPIAYRPPAAPGGDEPVEGAFLFPRDGYYYLFVSYDYCCRKEKSNYYVAVGRARSITGPYLSKEGEPILDGHGTVVLAETPWGSTNWRGPGHCGLYRDRTRDLIVYHAYDVANAARPTLRLAELAWDKEGWPIALA, encoded by the coding sequence ATGTCGGGTTCGTTGACCAGCTTGAGCCGGCGCGGGCTGCTTTCGATCGGCGTGGCGGGCGCCGGCGCGGCGCTTGCCCGTCCCGTGCTCGGGGAGCCTGCCACGCTCAACGCCCAGCTTTCGGGCTATCTCGACGGGCTGCATGATCCGGTGATGATCCGTGACGGTGATATCTATCACGTCTTCGGATCGGGCGGCTGGACCGGCAAGGCTGGACTGAGCTGGCGGATCTCGAACGACCTTCATAGCTGGCGCGACAATGGCTCGCCCTTCGATTCGGTGCCCGATTGGGCCGCGAAGGCGATACCCGACGCGCGCGCGATCTGGGCGCCCGACATCCAGTTCGTCGATGGGCTGTTCCGGCTCTATTATTCGGTATCCACCGCGGGTTCGATGCGCTCGGTCACGGGCTTCGCGACCAGCCCGACGCTCGATCGCGGGAGCGCGCGCTATGGCTGGACCGATCATGGCCTGGTCGTCGAGTCCTTCGCCGGAGGCACTTACAACGTGATCGACGCCAATTTCGTCGTGGATTTCGCGGGCGACCACTGGCTGGCGTTCGGCAGCTATTGGAGCGGCCTCAAGCTGGTCGCGCTGGACAAGAAGAGCGGCAAACCCAAGGCGGGCGCGCCGATCCATCCGATCGCCTATCGACCACCCGCCGCGCCCGGCGGCGACGAGCCGGTCGAGGGCGCCTTCCTCTTTCCGCGCGACGGCTATTACTATCTCTTCGTCAGCTACGATTATTGCTGCCGCAAGGAGAAGAGCAATTATTATGTCGCAGTCGGCCGCGCCCGCTCGATCACCGGCCCCTATCTGAGCAAGGAGGGCGAGCCGATTCTGGACGGCCACGGCACCGTCGTCCTCGCCGAAACTCCCTGGGGATCGACCAATTGGCGCGGACCTGGACATTGCGGGCTCTACCGCGACCGCACCCGCGATCTCATCGTCTACCACGCCTATGACGTGGCCAATGCGGCGCGCCCGACGCTGCGACTGGCCGAATTGGCATGGGACAAAGAAGGCTGGCCGATCGCGCTGGCATGA
- a CDS encoding TonB-dependent receptor — translation MKAKALLYASVATLALAGMAPLAAQAAPVSGGEGQDLPKPTTASDQNANPAAPQPSVQESPTEDEAIVVTGLRRSLESAQAVKRNSDGIVDAIVAEDIGKLPDTFASSALARVSGVQVNRGGGESAGVTVRGLPDISTTYNGREIFTAEGRFVQIQDFPAGTVAALEVYKSGTANLIEGGIGGQVNVRGRRPFDFDGFEISGSLNGVNWEQSGKLSWNGNLLVSDRWDTGIGEMGLLVNASYVGINFLDSTREQSLVIGTTSPTSAPGTTGGVRFPDAQGMFLGYGDRFRPSVNAAFQWKPTPELEIYVDGLFQGYRGEDTNRWLFVPIFGDIRLSNLVTRPGNANLAESATVSNAAAPDGYYGAAKGKTDTYQVGGGAVWKRGGLQISGDVAFTDSKYTFDLVNIDYAFASSPVRNVSFNAAEDGGASFNFLNFDATNPANFLSRGLYQQYLQVSGKDMQARADLSYDFAEGFLKRLQFGVRYNDRDAGRTFGDSYVNNLGAQLPLSRLPVSFSTGLPGFKNTSSQPVRTYTFIPQESIRENLPALRQFFGQPASLPADNPTEAFNGNEKALAVYGQLKYGVDIGDMTLDGLVGLRAVRTQTEISGFLRQPDGSIAPTTQDNEYWDYLPNVSARLAFSPEVQLRLAYTETRTRPGFFSLRPALTINQPAGNQSPITLTDGTTTTNYRTANGGNPDLTPLTSQNYDASLEWYFSRSGSLTGAIFRRDATGFIFNDFRNVPDPIYNALRIDQPLNSGRTRFQGAEISFTTFLDFEGLPDWAKGFGVQANGTYIDSKGDLSPRFNTLLDNEQVPFNGVSKWTYNLVALYERPFFSARLAYNYRSDFVVNYTEEAFDVGPSYTVAGQNDPRIRGITERGRGQLDFSTTLTPLPNVTLAFDIVNVLGNPLQRYRQFNDTGEAFERQTIYLERTYSLGVRFRF, via the coding sequence ATGAAGGCGAAGGCACTTCTGTACGCATCTGTCGCGACCTTGGCGCTGGCCGGCATGGCCCCGCTTGCCGCGCAGGCGGCGCCGGTTTCGGGTGGCGAAGGGCAGGATCTGCCCAAGCCGACCACCGCGTCGGACCAGAATGCGAACCCCGCAGCACCGCAGCCATCGGTTCAGGAAAGCCCCACCGAAGACGAAGCGATCGTCGTCACCGGGCTTCGCCGCAGCCTCGAATCGGCGCAGGCGGTCAAGCGGAACTCCGATGGGATCGTCGACGCGATCGTCGCCGAGGATATCGGCAAGCTTCCCGACACCTTCGCGTCCTCCGCGCTCGCACGCGTCTCGGGCGTGCAGGTCAATCGCGGCGGCGGCGAGTCTGCGGGCGTCACGGTCCGTGGTCTGCCCGACATCAGCACGACCTATAACGGCCGCGAGATATTCACGGCCGAGGGCCGCTTCGTCCAGATCCAGGATTTTCCGGCGGGCACCGTCGCGGCGCTCGAAGTCTATAAGTCCGGCACGGCCAATCTGATCGAGGGCGGCATCGGCGGCCAGGTCAACGTGCGGGGGCGCCGGCCGTTCGATTTCGACGGCTTCGAGATTTCCGGCTCGCTCAACGGCGTGAACTGGGAGCAGTCAGGCAAATTGTCGTGGAACGGCAATCTGCTGGTCAGCGATCGCTGGGACACCGGCATCGGCGAGATGGGCCTGCTGGTGAACGCATCCTATGTCGGCATCAACTTCCTCGATTCGACGCGCGAACAATCGCTGGTGATCGGAACCACGAGCCCGACGAGCGCGCCCGGCACCACCGGCGGCGTCCGCTTCCCCGACGCCCAAGGCATGTTCCTGGGATATGGCGATCGCTTCCGCCCCTCGGTGAACGCGGCGTTCCAGTGGAAGCCGACACCCGAGCTCGAAATTTATGTCGACGGCCTGTTCCAGGGCTATCGCGGCGAAGATACCAACCGTTGGCTGTTCGTGCCGATCTTCGGGGACATTCGGCTGAGCAATCTGGTGACCCGTCCAGGCAACGCCAACCTCGCAGAGAGCGCCACCGTGAGCAACGCAGCCGCTCCCGACGGCTATTACGGTGCAGCCAAGGGCAAGACCGACACCTATCAGGTGGGCGGCGGTGCCGTCTGGAAGCGCGGAGGTCTGCAGATCTCGGGTGACGTCGCGTTCACCGACAGCAAATACACCTTCGATCTGGTCAACATCGACTATGCATTCGCCAGTTCGCCAGTGCGCAACGTTTCGTTTAACGCTGCCGAAGACGGCGGTGCGTCGTTCAATTTCCTCAACTTCGATGCGACCAACCCGGCCAATTTCCTGAGCCGCGGGCTCTACCAGCAATATTTGCAGGTCAGCGGCAAGGACATGCAGGCGCGCGCCGACCTTTCCTATGATTTCGCCGAAGGGTTCCTGAAGCGACTTCAATTCGGCGTTCGCTACAACGATCGCGACGCGGGGCGGACGTTCGGCGATTCCTACGTCAACAATCTCGGTGCGCAGCTTCCGCTCTCGCGGTTGCCGGTGAGTTTCTCCACCGGATTGCCCGGCTTCAAGAATACGAGTTCGCAGCCGGTGCGCACCTACACCTTCATTCCGCAGGAAAGCATCCGCGAGAATCTGCCGGCGCTGCGGCAGTTCTTCGGACAGCCGGCGTCGCTTCCGGCCGACAACCCGACCGAAGCCTTCAACGGCAACGAAAAGGCGCTCGCCGTCTATGGTCAGCTGAAATATGGCGTGGATATCGGCGACATGACGCTCGACGGGCTTGTCGGTCTGCGTGCGGTTCGGACCCAGACCGAGATCAGCGGCTTCCTGCGCCAGCCCGACGGCAGCATCGCGCCGACTACGCAGGACAATGAATATTGGGACTATCTCCCCAATGTCAGCGCGCGGCTTGCCTTCTCGCCGGAAGTGCAGCTTCGCCTGGCCTATACCGAAACGCGCACGCGCCCGGGCTTCTTCTCGCTCCGGCCGGCGCTCACCATAAACCAGCCGGCGGGCAACCAGAGCCCGATCACGCTGACCGACGGCACCACGACGACCAATTACCGCACTGCCAATGGCGGCAACCCGGACCTGACGCCGCTGACGTCGCAAAATTACGATGCGAGCCTGGAATGGTATTTCTCGCGCAGCGGCTCGCTGACCGGCGCGATCTTCCGGCGCGATGCCACGGGGTTCATCTTCAACGACTTCAGGAACGTGCCCGACCCGATTTATAACGCACTGCGGATCGACCAGCCGCTCAACTCGGGCCGCACGCGCTTCCAGGGCGCCGAAATCTCCTTCACCACCTTTCTCGATTTCGAGGGGCTGCCCGATTGGGCAAAGGGTTTCGGCGTGCAGGCGAACGGGACCTATATCGACTCGAAGGGCGATCTCTCGCCGCGCTTCAACACGCTGCTCGACAACGAGCAGGTGCCGTTCAACGGCGTGTCGAAATGGACCTATAATCTGGTCGCGCTGTACGAACGGCCCTTCTTCTCGGCGCGCCTTGCCTATAATTATCGGTCGGACTTCGTAGTCAACTATACCGAAGAAGCGTTCGACGTCGGCCCCAGCTACACCGTCGCGGGCCAGAACGACCCGCGCATTCGCGGCATCACCGAGCGCGGCCGCGGGCAACTCGATTTCTCGACCACGCTCACGCCGTTGCCCAACGTCACGCTCGCTTTCGATATCGTGAACGTGCTCGGCAATCCGCTCCAGCGCTATCGCCAGTTCAACGATACGGGGGAGGCGTTCGAGCGCCAAACGATCTATCTCGAGCGCACTTACTCGCTGGGCGTGCGGTTCCGCTTCTGA
- a CDS encoding glycoside hydrolase family 127 protein, translating to MRQTSPARYPRRRFLAGAGTGALVAGVGNAMPAHAFSLPGQGLPVEAVAKAQPFDMADVTLGEGPFLHAQRMTEAYLLSLQPDRMLHNFRKNAGLEPKAPIYGGWESEAMWADIHCHGHTLGHYLSGAALAYRSTLDKRFKQRVDYIAKELAACQAAAGSGLVCAFPEGPALIAAHLRGEAITGVPWYTLHKVYAGLRDAALLADCAAARAVLLRLADWGVVATRPLSDAAFEAMLATEHGGMNEIYADLYLMTGNADYRALAERFSHKAILDPLAKRQDRLDGLHANTQVPKVVGFLRVYEATGETKYRDAAGFFWRTVALTRSFATGGHGDGEHFFPMADFADHVFSPKASETCCQHNMLKLARALFLDDPRAEYADYYERTLYNGILASQDPDSGMTTYFQGARPGYMKLYHTPEDSFWCCTGTGMENHVKYRDSIYFHDETALYVNLFLPSSVAWRAKGALLTQTTRFPDAPTTTLRWTLGRPTKLTLKLRHPRWSRNATVLVNGAEAARSNDAGSYIALARTWRSGDQVELRLTMEVATDHAPAAADIVAFTYGPLVLAADLGREGLAPGADIVVNERNYGSYNDSAFDAPTLAGDPARLAGSILPSGRPLEFMIASAEGAPVRLIPYHQIAHQRYATYWKISPKA from the coding sequence ATGCGCCAGACCTCACCTGCCCGATACCCACGCCGGCGGTTTCTTGCGGGTGCCGGCACCGGCGCGCTCGTGGCGGGAGTCGGGAATGCGATGCCGGCGCACGCTTTCTCCCTTCCTGGGCAAGGGTTGCCGGTGGAGGCCGTCGCCAAGGCGCAGCCCTTCGACATGGCCGACGTGACGCTGGGGGAGGGGCCCTTCCTCCACGCGCAGCGGATGACCGAGGCTTATCTGCTTAGCCTGCAGCCCGACCGCATGCTCCACAATTTCCGCAAGAATGCCGGCCTGGAGCCCAAGGCGCCCATCTATGGTGGCTGGGAATCGGAGGCGATGTGGGCGGACATCCATTGTCATGGCCACACACTTGGCCACTATCTCTCGGGGGCCGCGCTCGCCTATCGCTCAACCCTGGACAAGCGCTTCAAGCAGCGCGTCGACTATATTGCGAAAGAGCTCGCGGCGTGCCAGGCGGCGGCGGGCAGCGGGCTGGTCTGCGCCTTTCCCGAGGGGCCGGCACTGATCGCGGCGCATCTGCGGGGGGAAGCGATTACCGGGGTGCCCTGGTATACGCTGCACAAGGTCTATGCAGGCCTGCGCGACGCGGCGCTGCTGGCCGACTGCGCGGCCGCACGCGCGGTGCTGCTGCGACTGGCGGACTGGGGCGTCGTCGCCACCCGGCCGCTGTCCGACGCCGCGTTCGAGGCGATGCTGGCTACCGAACATGGCGGCATGAACGAGATCTATGCCGACCTCTATCTGATGACCGGCAATGCCGATTATCGCGCCCTTGCCGAGCGCTTTTCGCACAAAGCGATCCTCGATCCCCTGGCGAAACGGCAGGATCGGCTCGACGGGCTGCACGCCAACACCCAGGTCCCGAAGGTGGTCGGCTTTCTGCGGGTCTACGAAGCGACAGGCGAGACCAAATATCGCGATGCCGCCGGATTCTTCTGGCGCACGGTCGCTCTTACGCGCTCCTTCGCGACCGGCGGGCATGGCGACGGCGAGCATTTCTTTCCGATGGCGGACTTCGCGGACCACGTCTTCTCGCCCAAAGCGTCGGAAACCTGCTGCCAGCACAATATGCTCAAGCTGGCGCGCGCGCTGTTCCTGGACGATCCGCGCGCCGAATATGCCGATTATTACGAGCGCACGCTCTACAACGGCATCCTGGCCTCGCAGGATCCGGATTCGGGAATGACGACCTACTTCCAGGGCGCACGCCCGGGTTACATGAAGCTCTACCATACGCCCGAGGATTCCTTCTGGTGCTGCACCGGAACGGGCATGGAGAACCACGTAAAGTATCGCGACTCGATCTACTTCCACGACGAGACCGCGCTCTATGTGAACCTGTTCCTGCCCTCGTCGGTCGCATGGAGGGCCAAAGGGGCGCTGCTCACCCAGACGACCCGCTTCCCCGATGCGCCCACGACGACGCTGCGCTGGACGCTGGGGCGCCCGACCAAACTGACGCTCAAGCTGCGGCATCCGCGCTGGAGCCGAAACGCGACGGTGCTCGTCAACGGCGCCGAAGCCGCGCGATCGAACGATGCCGGCAGCTATATCGCGCTTGCCCGTACCTGGCGTAGCGGCGACCAGGTCGAGTTGCGGCTGACAATGGAAGTCGCGACCGACCATGCGCCGGCCGCAGCGGACATCGTCGCCTTCACCTATGGGCCGCTGGTGCTCGCCGCCGATCTGGGGCGCGAGGGGTTGGCGCCCGGTGCCGACATCGTCGTCAACGAGCGCAACTATGGCAGCTACAACGATAGCGCGTTCGATGCGCCGACGCTTGCCGGCGATCCTGCGAGGCTTGCCGGATCGATACTGCCTTCGGGACGGCCGCTGGAATTCATGATCGCTTCGGCCGAAGGGGCGCCGGTGCGGCTGATCCCGTACCACCAGATCGCGCATCAGCGCTACGCGACCTATTGGAAGATATCTCCCAAAGCGTAG
- a CDS encoding PEPxxWA-CTERM sorting domain-containing protein, with the protein MKASTTIMYALGAAAAVMTTPAVLAQSNQTVTSTSQNVFVGGVNFTAGTPVGENTGGGSAAVTSVRPNAVAGDTGSLEIHGDRSRYVIGDLYGTTASPSIKLSDLSSFTFNWNVDQTTGSQLHAAPVARVIVADTGGARTELIWEHVYNGGASGVQPPLDVWNNAGAGDVWYANLRAPGGAVLSTFENNSQADTTGFGVLFPNGAGAGVLALNGNQLNMQLSSWAQYFSTDARVVGLSFGAGSAFGAGFTGFVDNAQFTTNLGTDTVNFEKTAAVSAVPEPATWAMMLIGFGAIGTSMRRRKSKLTTNVAIA; encoded by the coding sequence GTGAAGGCTTCTACCACGATCATGTACGCTCTCGGCGCTGCTGCCGCGGTCATGACTACACCTGCCGTACTGGCGCAATCTAATCAGACCGTAACCAGCACTTCGCAGAACGTTTTCGTCGGCGGCGTGAACTTCACGGCTGGTACTCCGGTCGGAGAGAACACTGGCGGTGGCTCTGCCGCGGTGACGTCTGTGCGCCCGAACGCTGTGGCAGGAGATACTGGTTCCCTTGAGATCCACGGCGACCGCAGCCGCTACGTGATTGGTGACCTCTATGGCACGACTGCCTCGCCCAGCATCAAGCTGAGCGATCTCAGCTCGTTTACGTTCAACTGGAACGTCGATCAGACTACTGGTTCGCAGCTTCACGCAGCGCCAGTCGCACGGGTGATCGTTGCTGACACGGGCGGGGCCCGGACCGAACTGATCTGGGAACATGTGTACAATGGCGGCGCCAGCGGGGTGCAGCCGCCGCTTGATGTCTGGAACAATGCTGGCGCAGGCGATGTATGGTACGCAAACCTTCGTGCGCCGGGCGGGGCAGTGCTCAGCACCTTTGAGAACAACAGCCAGGCCGACACTACGGGGTTCGGCGTACTTTTCCCGAATGGAGCCGGCGCCGGTGTTCTTGCACTTAACGGCAATCAGCTGAATATGCAGCTGTCGAGCTGGGCGCAGTACTTCTCCACCGATGCCAGGGTCGTGGGGCTTAGCTTTGGTGCGGGTAGCGCCTTCGGCGCTGGCTTCACCGGCTTTGTCGACAACGCTCAGTTCACTACGAACCTTGGCACCGACACGGTCAACTTCGAGAAAACTGCCGCTGTCAGCGCGGTACCCGAGCCCGCCACCTGGGCGATGATGTTGATCGGTTTTGGCGCGATCGGCACTTCGATGCGGCGCCGCAAGTCCAAGCTCACCACAAATGTCGCCATCGCATAA
- a CDS encoding anti-CBASS protein Acb1 family protein produces the protein MRTSDSLGAAILAASAFRQSPIGGFINAMFGRQLALVAYQFSGLRRKATICADDCVREWRDWQADEQQITALDAEEKQLGLVAKVRQAEILHGIGGGALILALPGDPEAPAPATITKGALAAVNVVYRTQLTLLDVAKEITNPNFGLPAFYVFGDKQTKIHPSRVIAFRGDPIAAGAIAISDEDAFGATVASNKSSVKASAPTIPRPGSPSW, from the coding sequence ATGCGCACGTCCGATAGCCTCGGCGCTGCAATCCTCGCCGCCAGTGCCTTTCGCCAAAGTCCAATCGGCGGGTTCATCAATGCGATGTTCGGCCGGCAGCTCGCGCTCGTCGCGTACCAATTCAGCGGCCTGAGGCGCAAAGCCACCATCTGCGCGGACGATTGCGTCAGGGAATGGCGGGATTGGCAGGCCGACGAGCAGCAGATCACCGCACTTGACGCCGAGGAGAAGCAGCTCGGGCTCGTGGCGAAGGTACGCCAGGCCGAAATCCTGCATGGCATCGGCGGTGGTGCATTAATCCTTGCGCTGCCCGGCGATCCCGAGGCCCCGGCACCGGCCACGATCACCAAAGGCGCACTGGCCGCCGTCAATGTGGTCTATCGAACGCAATTGACGCTCCTCGACGTGGCGAAAGAGATCACCAATCCGAACTTCGGCCTGCCCGCCTTCTACGTATTCGGCGACAAGCAGACCAAGATCCACCCCAGCCGCGTCATCGCTTTCCGGGGCGACCCGATTGCCGCCGGCGCCATCGCAATTAGCGACGAGGATGCATTTGGGGCGACTGTCGCCTCGAACAAATCTTCCGTGAAGGCCAGCGCACCGACGATACCAAGGCCTGGTTCTCCGAGCTGGTGA
- a CDS encoding sigma-70 family RNA polymerase sigma factor: MSFTEPARALLSAELARVAQGDKAALRTVYDLTSAKLFGICLHFLPDRALAEDVVQEVYLKVWQNAAAFDPQKASPITWLCMIARNRAIDWQRASGRYEAAVRAAGDVMPAEAGELGSDVEERHRLLHQCLNSLESEPRSSISSAFMEGFTYSELATRASVPLGTMKSWVRRGLAQLRKCIEDA, encoded by the coding sequence ATGTCGTTTACCGAACCCGCCCGGGCGCTTCTCAGCGCAGAGCTCGCGCGCGTTGCCCAAGGGGACAAGGCGGCGTTGCGCACGGTCTATGATCTGACCTCCGCCAAGCTTTTCGGCATCTGCCTGCACTTCCTGCCCGATCGCGCGCTTGCCGAGGACGTGGTGCAGGAGGTTTATCTGAAGGTCTGGCAGAATGCCGCCGCCTTCGATCCGCAGAAAGCGAGCCCGATCACTTGGCTCTGCATGATCGCGCGGAATCGGGCGATCGACTGGCAGCGCGCGTCGGGACGCTATGAGGCGGCGGTGCGCGCGGCGGGCGATGTAATGCCCGCCGAAGCGGGAGAGCTCGGATCGGACGTGGAGGAGCGCCACCGGCTGCTCCACCAATGCCTGAACAGCCTGGAGAGCGAACCCCGGTCGTCGATCAGTTCGGCCTTCATGGAGGGCTTTACCTATTCCGAGCTCGCGACGCGGGCGAGCGTGCCGCTGGGCACGATGAAGAGCTGGGTCCGCCGCGGGCTTGCCCAGCTGAGAAAGTGCATCGAAGATGCCTGA